The region AGGGTTGACAAAATTATCGCTGGGTTGTCTAAATACGTTGGGGCAACGGTTGAGCTGAAACCTGGCGCTCCCTGATTGACTATTTGGACTTTATTATGCGGAATGATCTGAAACCGATGAGAGGACTGGGGTTGATTCTGATGGCTCTGGGATTGTGAAGCATCGACGTAGTCCAGGTTTGAATATTGTTGAATTCTGTTGGAAATGTGAGAAGTTTGTGTCGGTTGGTAGGCTTGGTATGTGGGTTGAGTAACTGAAAGCATATTGAAGAGGATTAGATATAATGTGAATTGTTTTGTAGTTCGGTATGAACTACTAGGTGGTACAAGACAATGTGACGTTTTTTAAATGATCGTTACTGAGTTGATTTTTGTCAAATATGAATTCATTCACACAGAAATATTGGACcttataaaggatgttttttttagagctatagaactttaaattgcaataaaactacgatggattattcgattgacatgaattttatttatccgcaagataatcttgtggcattacattttaaatatgatttctggcatatgaccgccacggctgcctcggatgtagtccaatctggacgtccaattttcgatgactttttgcaacatttgtggccgtatatcggcaataacacggcgaatgttgtcttccaaatggtcaaggttttgtggcttatccgcatagaccaatgactttacatagccacacagaaagtagtctagcggtgttaaatcacaagatcttggaggccgattcacaggtccgaaacgtgaaattaggcggccaccaaacgtgtctgtcaataaatcgattgtggcacgagctgtgtgacatgttgcgccgtcttgttggaaccacagctcctagacatcatggttgttcaattcaggaatgaaaaagttagtaatcatgactctataccgatcaccattgactgtaacgttctggccatcatcgtttttgaagaagtacggaccaattattccacgagcccataaagcgcaccaaacattcagtttttctaACACTGAACACTTATTATGAACGTCTCTTCATTTTTGGGTGCCGTCTTCTAGCTAAGGTTGGCGATGAGCAGATTCTTCCCTAGATTGTACCTTATTAATCTAGGTCAGTCCACTCTTTTATGTTCTATCTTTGGCCTTACAAAACTCCAAGAACGGTCAATTGTACTGAACATTCATCAAAACGTGATAATTATTGACTCTTTGAAGTCTATCTGACCTCTTTCAGTCATGTCAGTGGTCTTATGGACAACGGGATGCTTTACCGATGCAATTTTCGCTCTGCAGCATAATGTTTCGATAATTACTGCCATAAGAAATTCTATGATTGAaacaaatattcaatgaaacaacTGAAAAACTCACCTGCAAAAAACAGCCTTGGCGATCCCTTAGACACCTGTGCTTGATCCACCCTCCCATCGCCCTGCTCATAATCGTAATCCTCTATATGGTTCTCATGTATGGGAGTAGAGGGCGTTGTCTTCAATCTTAACTCGATACCTTCCCGTTCAAACGAATACCTTCCATCTCCACGTCCGTACGATCCAAACTTGCTTACCCCCACCGCTCCGACATTACTCCTCTGTTGTGGTTCCCTCTCCGAGACGTCGCCCTCCTGATATTTAACGTCTGCTTTGTAGCCGTTTTTATCTGCGGTGTATGACACAATTTGAACCCTGCCGTCTGGCAATTTCACTCGGTATTCACCGCTCGTGGCCTTCTCGTTCTGGGACTGCGTGTGGGAGAAGTCGTCTCCTGTTAAATGGTCCACCACTTTGTAGGAGAACGCGTAGTTCTTTTGTTCCTGTGTGTGAGAAATGGCAAGATATGAAATTCGGGCAGGGGAGATAAAGCGAGGTGACGTGTGGGTAGGGGGGGGAAATAGGAGGGGATAACGATGTGAGAATGGATGACAGGATGTAGGACGAATGTCAACCTGCAAATCCTCTCGCTGGAGGTGGGAAAGGGGGGTTGGAAGGGTTTATTTTACTTGGGGGGGTTTATGGGATATTCTCTTGAGGGGAATTATAGAAAAGGAAGTTGTAACTGACTGAGATaggctttaaaaaaaaattgtaaaacgcTGACATCAAGTCAGGAGATTCGTGTGCCCTtctaaatacactgcgcaaaaaaattaac is a window of Harmonia axyridis chromosome 2, icHarAxyr1.1, whole genome shotgun sequence DNA encoding:
- the LOC123672779 gene encoding uncharacterized protein LOC123672779 isoform X1; the encoded protein is MQIRGLKFSLRTMRLLKTAYSILLIVFSSYEVWCLEEPHQEIYLQPRNFNPHPYEVVASRRTSPDTGPILFPPSPPPETEGSNFIKVDNSQHPVDSHPYPKLVRKHKYRNPGRHQEFESQIDPQISKSLAGHAKKVLGHSNYEDYDGSSLNEQKNYAFSYKVVDHLTGDDFSHTQSQNEKATSGEYRVKLPDGRVQIVSYTADKNGYKADVKYQEGDVSEREPQQRSNVGAVGVSKFGSYGRGDGRYSFEREGIELRLKTTPSTPIHENHIEDYDYEQGDGRVDQAQVSKGSPRLFFAVTQPTYQAYQPTQTSHISNRIQQYSNLDYVDASQSQSHQNQPQSSHRFQIIPHNKVQIVNQGAPGFSSTVAPTYLDNPAIILSTLAPQLSDDYQHVFLKSINGAYGRK
- the LOC123672779 gene encoding uncharacterized protein LOC123672779 isoform X2, translated to MDILMMTAYSILLIVFSSYEVWCLEEPHQEIYLQPRNFNPHPYEVVASRRTSPDTGPILFPPSPPPETEGSNFIKVDNSQHPVDSHPYPKLVRKHKYRNPGRHQEFESQIDPQISKSLAGHAKKVLGHSNYEDYDGSSLNEQKNYAFSYKVVDHLTGDDFSHTQSQNEKATSGEYRVKLPDGRVQIVSYTADKNGYKADVKYQEGDVSEREPQQRSNVGAVGVSKFGSYGRGDGRYSFEREGIELRLKTTPSTPIHENHIEDYDYEQGDGRVDQAQVSKGSPRLFFAVTQPTYQAYQPTQTSHISNRIQQYSNLDYVDASQSQSHQNQPQSSHRFQIIPHNKVQIVNQGAPGFSSTVAPTYLDNPAIILSTLAPQLSDDYQHVFLKSINGAYGRK